One window of the Salvelinus fontinalis isolate EN_2023a chromosome 2, ASM2944872v1, whole genome shotgun sequence genome contains the following:
- the LOC129819759 gene encoding remodeling and spacing factor 1-like, with protein MAASAPSAGFSSDLCPSYAVICSFLERYGALLDLPELTFPQLERYLQDTSSVPKLLVDLHVKLLRKIGKSVSADRWEKYIVKVCHEFNSTWAWELENKGYKDMSVECKTGILKHLCECQFDDNVKFKTAINEEDPDKMRLHPIGKDKDGLMYWFQLDQDNNVRVYVEEQDDLDGSSWKCIVRDRNSLAEILAQLKTQIDPALLTKKEGEEEDGNKKTGGEGEIKKTEDTSGDEEDKPSKDTVSLVSPKTENTENKSPKEESKLDESDAKSPLNGLKDNQVESESTRQSEKPMVDDKATINTQAIKEEPMEVSESKESTATSATEPLAEKHCVTPQTEQTEEAKRKTAEELQRVMKNDQQAKIPLKKREMKLSEDFDNSSGGGSRIMVRNPSVAPVKEAPKVEETSKEVSVALVGTMEIKSDQVNGDAQPVTEKSVNKGMRESPKEMGIQRESADSKEQQTKVVAREECEAAEASEKEKTNLSLDMDKKEGEMASKAEEPMEVAMADETNLQKTVPAPKAEKESTEALKKSSLKEAKSSSPLTKPLTSSKDATSTPEKSSDLKEEQKVKVSKWDVKVRRTEHKTSTSIETDKNPLSSKSQKPDETKGTDSSIAFQEVNLAALKETVVPKDSCPLSVVKEMEKTSIIKATEKLLNPKNPETSVITKQTERPDPITDKPESSKHPESPAVIKNTENPSNKESAEKCDGSNDIKTSSVIKKTEISEKSKDAKNLASSKETNTSSFLKKADKPVPNKEAEKLESTNETNKSLVIKMTVKPEASKHTEKCDTPKDMSALTKEKPAVSAVSTHTNVAPEVKKENVLEKDSKKTAICKDETRAVAAVTEKQSVPKDVEMADIFEKSNQSQLEGPKKVAKLGIPKDTLKSTMPKYAEKSTKLATPKDGEKLATPKDGEKLATPKDGEKLATPKDGEKLATPKDGEKLATPKDGEKLATPKDGEKLATPKDGEKLATPEDTEKLPTSATSENARKSATPTNAEKSATPTDAEKSATPTDAENSAKSATPIPKDAEILATPEEAEKSVNTKDTEKSPTLKNTETASKKIVKSSICEGQKPDASKENEKLADIKPAAAEGEKHVAFEDSKQLPSLKESVPVGRKREEPMEISSEKSTDVIIRGHADKGWTKSVKSGENSESEPQKTQTSEDSNRIDCNAPSEKQATSKKASLTEAEGETDKSQDKVIKEDATTQGCPKENEKEDDQAEKDDKMEDDGAEKDNSTAAEKTGAAKASKGSENKEDEKKDAGTTSEIQEEGIRLKIRGITHRRRAELQRTERDSGSDTGETGRSLRRSPRICRPTAKGVEFQDRRLEKKETTPPEEKEDEEEETVQRKPREKVDQDGQSKSKGRRRRKTRWSNTRTRRRKKNGSGDDNESESSEEESEEDDSDESFKVEKGKRRWKNRNRERHSDDSDTSSDDDLPPNEDPCKHCGLPNHPELILLCDSCDSGYHTACLRPPLMVIPDGEWFCPPCQHKLLCDKLEEQLANLDAALKKRDRAERRKERLVYVGISVENIITPSLEVEEEKEEEVKKQKKEKKEKSKSWGRRSTRAKKSISYRFDEFDEAIEEAIEEDIREADGGGAGRGKDMANITGHSRGKDMSTILAAGEVGEGKENGRPPRPNAGQRRKKRRRLNDLDSDSTVEEEESEDEFRLSDSTEEEEFVASDKSDAESEAAVDSNDDSDFGSTRRRTARTRRPAKSQRSTRPRRRRRARGYSDDEEEETSDEDEDEMMSEGSSEFSDSDLDCSQRRSRRSHTKKQVNYCESSGDSDGSKAGTNRDKVKPRRRLASSDSEASSSRGSDVGKRERTRLKRRADSSEEESQQRRRRLSLKRRRASEEDDDDDDSDESSEGERPVRKRVNRIDSDDSDEEEKEETKEEEEGGVLGKGASPLDYNLVELHPPTNGQSPIKALEGLAHIGPQKPGATAVTIAPNGLELAPQDDDEDDLLGVTDLVDFVCNSDVL; from the exons TTCCAAAGCTCTTGGTGGACCTTCATGTGAAGTTGCTGAGGAAGATTGGCAAGTCGGTGTCCGCAGACAGATGGGAGAAGTACATTGTGAAG GTGTGCCATGAGTTCAACAGTACCTGGGCATGGGAACTTGAAAATAAAGGATACAAGGACATGTCTGTGGAGTGCAAGACTGGAATCCTCAAA CACTTATGTGAGTGCCAGTTTGATGACAATGTCAAGTTCAAGACTGCAATTAATGAGGAGGATCCCGATAAGATGCGGCTCCATCCCATTGGCAAGGACAAGGATGGCCTAATGTACTGGTTCCAACTTGACCAGGATAACAATGTGAGGGTCTATGTGGAGGAGCAGGACGACCTGGACGGGTCCTCCTGGAAGTGCATTGTCAG AGACAGAAACAGCTTGGCTGAGATCCTGGCACAGCTGAAGACTCAAATCGACCCAGCACTGTTGacaaagaaagaaggagaggaggaagatgggaACAAGAAGACTGGGGGAGAAG GGGAAATTAAAAAGACAGAGGATACCTCGGGGGATGAAGAGGACAAACCCTCCAAGGATACAGTTTCTTTAGTGTCCCCTAAAACAGAGAATACAGAAAACAAATCCCCAAAAGAGGAATCAAAGCTGGACGAATCAGATGCCAAATCCCCATTGAATGGCCTCAAAGACAACCAAGTCGAGTCAGAGTCAACAAGACAATCCGAGAAGCCAATGGTGGATGACAAGGCCACCATTAACACCCAGGCCATCAAAGAAGAGCCGATGGAGGTATCAGAATCCAAGGAGAGTACAGCCACAAGCGCTACAGAGCCTCTTGCGGAGAAACATTGTGTGACGCCACAGACAGAACAGACTGAGGAAGCCAAGAGGAAGACTGCAGAGGAACTCCAAAGGGTGATGAAGAATGACCAGCAGGCCAAAATCCccttgaaaaagagagagatgaaacTTAGTGAAGATTTTGATAATAGCAGTGGTGGTGGCAGTAGAATCATGGTGCGTAACCCATCTGTTGCTCCTGTCAAAGAAGCTCCTAAAGTTGAGGAGACAAGTAAAGAGGTCTCTGTTGCCCTGGTGGGGACTATGGAGATTAAAAGCGATCAAGTGAATGGTGATGCTCAGCCTGTCACAGAAAAAAGTGTCAATAAGGGGATGAGAGAATCTCCTAAAGAGATGGGAATACAGAGAGAATCTGCTGACAGCAAAGAACAGCAAACAAAAGTTGTTGCTAGGGAAGAATGTGAAGCAGCAGAAGCTAGTGAAAAAGAGAAAACAAATCTGTCCCTGGACATGGACAAAAAGGAAGGGGAGATGGCAAGCAAGGCTGAGGAGCCCATGGAGGTGGCCATGGCTGATGAAACTAACCTACAGAAAACTGTTCCAGCCCCAAAAGCAGAGAAAGAAAGCACTGAAGCACTGAAAAAATCATCCCTAAAAGAGGCTAAATCTTCATCTCCTCTGACAAAGCCATTGACTTCATCTAAGGATGCAACAAGCACACCGGAAAAGTCCTCTGATCTTAAAGAGGAACAAAAAGTCAAGGTATCCAAGTGGGATGTGAAAGTGCGTCGTACAGAACACAAGACATCCACATCAATAGAAACAGATAAAAACCCTTTATCTAGTAAGTCACAGAAACCAGATGAAACTAAAGGAACAGATTCATCCATTGCATTTCAAGAGGTAAATTTGGCTGCCTTGAAGGAAACAGTTGTCCCTAAAGACAGTTGTCCCCTTTCTGTAGTGAAAGAGATGGAAAAAACATCCATTATAAAAGCCACAGAAAAGTTGTTGAACCCTAAAAACCCAGAAACATCAGTCATCACTAAACAAACCGAGAGACCTGATCCCATTACAGATAAACCAGAAAGCTCGAAACACCCTGAGTCGCCAGCAGTCATAAAAAATACAGAGAATCCATCTAACAAAGAGAGTGCAGAGAAATGTGATGGTTCTAACGATATTAAAACATCTTCTGTCATTAAAAAGACAGAGATTTCAGAAAAGAGTAAAGATGCCAAGAACCTGGCCAGCTCTAAAGAGACCAATACGTCCTCATTCCTTAAAAAGGCAGACAAACCAGTTCCCAATAAAGAAGCAGAGAAACTGGAGAGCACTAATGAGACTAATAAATCGTTGGTCATTAAAATGACAGTGAAACCAGAGGCATCTAAACATACTGAAAAATGTGATACCCCTAAAGACATGTCAGCTCTCACCAAGGAGAAACCTGCTGTCAGTGCTGTAAGCACACATACAAATGTTGCCCCTGAGGTGAAGAAAGAAAACGTCCTGGAGAAAGACTCTAAGAAAACAGCCATCTGTAAAGATGAGACAAGAGCTGTTGCAGCAGTGACTGAGAAACAATCTGTCCCTAAAGACGTGGAGATGGCAGACATCTTTGAGAAATCAAACCAATCACAACTGGAAGGACCGAAAAAGGTAGCGAAATTGGGGATCCCTAAAGACACGTTGAAATCGACAATGCCTAAATACGCAGAGAAATCCACTAAATTGGCTACGCCTAAAGACGGCGAGAAATTGGCTACGCCTAAAGACGGCGAGAAATTGGCTACGCCTAAAGACGGCGAGAAGTTGGCTACGCCTAAAGACGGCGAGAAGTTGGCTACGCCTAAAGACGGCGAGAAGTTGGCTACGCCTAAAGACGGCGAGAAGTTGGCTACGCCTAAAGACGGCGAGAAGTTGGCTACGCCTAAAGACGGCGAGAAGTTGGCTACGCCTGAAGATACAGAAAAATTGCCTACATCGGCTACGTCTGAAAATGCTCGGAAATCTGCTACCCCTACAAACGCTGAGAAATCGGCTACCCCTACAGACGCTGAGAAATCGGCTACCCCTACAGACGCTGAGAATTCCGCTAAATCGGCTACGCCTATCCCTAAAGATGCAGAGATATTGGCTACTCCTGAAGAAGCAGAGAAATCGGTTAACACTAAAGACACTGAGAAATCGCCTACCCTTAAAAACACAGAGACTGCTTCTAAAAAGATTGTGAAATCTTCAATCTGTGAAGGACAGAAACCAGATGCCTCTAAAGAAAATGAGAAACTGGCAGACATAAAGCCAGCTGCAGCAGAAGGAGAGAAACATGTCGCCTTTGAAGATTCCAAGCAATTACCTTCTCTCAAAGAGTCTGTCCCAGTGGGGAGGAAACGGGAAGAGCCTATGGAAATAAGTTCGGAAAAGTCAACAGATGTAATTATTAGGGGACATGCCGATAAAGGCTGGACAAAGTCTGTTAAAAGTGGAGAGAATTCTGAGAGCGAGCCTCAGAAGACTCAAACCTCAGAAGACTCAAACCGCATAGACTGTAATGCACCATCAGAAAAACAGGCTACCAGCAAGAAGGCATCTCTCACTGAGGCTGAAGGTGAGACAGACAAAAGCCAGGACAAAGTAATCAAGGAAGATGCCACAACACAGGGATGCCCTAAAGAGAATGAGAAGGAAGATGATCAGGCTGAGAAAGATGACAAAATGGAGGATGATGGTGCTGAGAAAGATAACTCAACTGCAGCAGAGAAAACGGGTGCGGCAAAAGCAAGTAAAGGGTCTGAGAATAAAGAGGATGAAAAAAAGGATGCAGGAACAACATCAGAGATTCAAGAGGAGGGGATTCGTCTGAAAATACGGGGGATTACTCATCGAAGGAGAGCTGAGCTCCAGAGAACGGAGAGGGACTCTGGGTCCGATACTGGTGAGACTGGGAGATCCCTGAGGAGGTCACCCAGGATTTGCAGGCCAACCGCTAAGGGGGTGGAGTTCCAGGACAGGAGGCTGGAGAAAAAAGAGACCACGCCCCCTGAGGAGAAGGAGGACGAGGAAGAggaaactgttcagaggaaaccaAGAGAAAAGGTTGATCAAGATGGACAGTCCAAATCTAAG GGGCGACGGAGGAGAAAGACCCGGTGGTCCAACACTCGAACACGAAGGCGCAAAAAGAATGGTTCTGGTGATGACAATGAAAGCGAGTCAAGCgaagaggagagtgaggaggacGACAGTGATGAGAGCTTTAAGGTGGAGAAGGGCAAGAGGAGGTGGAAGAACCGGAACAGAGAAAGGCACAGCGACGACTCTGACACCTCCTCGGATGATGACCTCCCTCCTAACGAAGATCCCTGCAAACACTGCGGCCTCCCCAACCATCCCGAGCTG ATCTTGCTATGTGACTCGTGTGACAGTGGCTACCACACGGCCTGCCTCAGACCCCCTCTCATGGTCATCCCAGATGGGGAGTGGTTCTGTCCACCTTGCCAACAT AAGCTACTCTGTGACAAGCTTGAGGAGCAGCTTGCTAATCTCGATGCTGCCCTGAAAAAGAGGGATCGCGCTGAGCGAAG AAAAGAACGTTTGGTCTATGTTGGAATAAGTGTCGAAAACATCATCACTCCCTCT TTGGAGGTAGAGGAAGAAAAGGAGGAAGAAGTGAAGAAacagaagaaagagaagaaagagaaaagCAAGAGCTGGGGTCGAAGGTCGACAAGGGCAAAGAAAAGCATAAGTTATAG GTTTGATGAATTTGATGAGGCTATCGAGGAGGCAATTGAAGAAGACATCAGAGAGGCTGATGGTGGAG GAGCTGGTCGGGGCAAGGACATGGCCAACATCACAGGCCATAGCAGAGGGAAGGACATGTCCACCATCCTGGCAGCAGGAGAGGTTGGTGAGGGCAAGGAGAATGGACGCCCGCCACGGCCAAATGCCGGCCAGCGCAGGAAGAAGCGCCGGCGTCTCAACGACCTGGACAGCGACAgcactgtggaggaggaggaaagcgagGACGAGTTCCGTCTCAGTGACAG TACGGAGGAAGAGGAGTTTGTGGCGTCAGACAAGAGCGACGCAGAGAGCGAAGCGGCTGTCGACTCTAACGACGACAGTGACTTCGGCAGCACGCGACGCAGAACTGCCAGGACAAGGAGGCCGGCCAAATCTCAAAGGAGCACTCGGCCGCGAAGGCGCCGCAGAGCGAGAGGGTACTCAgacgatgaagaggaggagacgagTGATGAAGATGAGGACGAAATGA TGTCAGAGGGTTCCAGCGAGTTCAGTGACAGCGACCTGGACTGTAGCCAACGCCGATCCCGCCGTAGTCATACAAAGAAGCAGGTCAACTACTGCGAGTCGTCCGGCGACTCCGACGGCTCAAAGGCCGGCACCAACCGGGACAAAGTCAAACCGCGGAGGCGCCTCGCCAGCTCCGACAGCGAAG CAAGCTCCTCCAGAGGCTCGGACGTGGGCAAGAGGGAGAGGACTAGGTTGAAGAGGAGGGCTGACTCGTCTGAGGAAGAGTCCCAGCAGCGCCGCAGACGCCTCTCGCTGAAACGGAGGCGAGCCTccgaggaggatgatgatgatgatgattccgACGAATCATCGGAGGGAGAGCGTCCGGTCCGCAAGCGTGTGAACCGCATTGACTCGGACGACTCTgacgaggaggagaaggaagaaacaaaggaagaggaggaagggggtgtGCTGGGGAAGGGAGCCAGTCCGTTGGACTACAACCTGGTGGAGCTGCACCCCCCTACCAACGGACAGAGTCCCATCAAGGCCCTGGAGGGCCTGGCTCACATTGGGCCCCAAAAACCTGGAGCCACAGCCGTCACCATAGCGCCCAACGGACTGGAGTTGGCGCCACAGGACGATGATGAGGACGACTTGCTGGGGGTCACAGACCTAGTGGACTTTGTCTGCAATAGTGATGTGTTGTAA